The genomic segment CATATCGGCCTGGCCGGGATTCAAGCTGTTATCTTTTTCCGACTCCAGCCTCTTTTTTTCCTGTTTGCTTTTTTTAAGGATATCTAAGATACTGAACATTTTTGTTATTTTTTACGCGGTTTACTGTCGAGGCCCAGATTCTCCAGGTTACTTTTTACCTGTTCGGATACGCCGGAAGAGGATGCCGGGTTGGTGAACGGCACGTCGAAATCAGCGGAACCGAGGTCTTCGTTTATCTTGGAAATGGTCTTCTTGTCGATCATAGCCGCGCCGTTGCCAAACCCGACCAAAAGCGCCAGGTCGCAGATCGTATTTATCCGCCTTGGCGTGCCTGAGGTGCAGAAATAAACCTCTTTCAGCGCTTCTTCCTCGAATATATCCCTGGTTGCCCCGCCGACTTTAAGGCGGTGCCGGATGTATTCTTTTGTCTCATTCTCATCCAGCGCTTTAAGGTGATAACGCACCGCCAGCCGCTGCATAAACTGCGGCAGGCTCATCACGCTGTATTTGAGCTCGGGCTGGCCGATAAGTATTATGGTGAGCAGGAACGCGTCATCCAGCTGAAAATTCAACAAAAGCCTTATTTCCTCGAATATATCCTGGTCCTGGATCGCCTGCGCCTCATCGATTATTATTACCGTGTGCTTGCCGGCGTTATGATTTGCGTAAAGTATCCGGTGCAGGGCATGGAATAAGTCGATCTTGTTCGACGCCGCCTCGGAGTTGCTCAGCTGATGGACGATCTCCTGGATGAATTCCAGGCCGGAGAGCCGGGGATTAAGGATAAACACCGACTGGAACCTGTTTTCCTGCTGAAGCTCATGCCAGAGGACGCGCGACAAAAGGGTCTTTCCGCTGCCGTATTCTCCGGTAAACAGCGCCGCGCCTTTGTGTTCGCGGACCACATAAAGCAGCCTGGCGACCGCCTCTTTATGCTGCTTCGAATAATAGATGAATTGCGGGTCAGGCGTATTTTCGAACGGCTTCGCTTTTAATCCCCAAAAAGAAGTGTACATAATACCCTTATTCCGCGGAAACGATATTTTTTGCCGTGCTCACGAAAGAATATTCTTCTTTCGCCTTATCGCTGATCTGATGGCTGAGCACCCCGCGCATGCTTTGCATATCAGCGGAGATCTCTCCTCTCCAGAAAGCCAGTCCGGATTTCTCCGAAGACTGCATAGTTTCCCAGACAAAGTTTCCGTCGCCCTGGATACTTAAAGAGTAATTAGTCGGCTGAAAACCTTTCTTCACATAACCGCCGGCGAACACCTGATTCGTCTTAAAGGTCAC from the Candidatus Omnitrophota bacterium genome contains:
- a CDS encoding AAA family ATPase; translated protein: MYTSFWGLKAKPFENTPDPQFIYYSKQHKEAVARLLYVVREHKGAALFTGEYGSGKTLLSRVLWHELQQENRFQSVFILNPRLSGLEFIQEIVHQLSNSEAASNKIDLFHALHRILYANHNAGKHTVIIIDEAQAIQDQDIFEEIRLLLNFQLDDAFLLTIILIGQPELKYSVMSLPQFMQRLAVRYHLKALDENETKEYIRHRLKVGGATRDIFEEEALKEVYFCTSGTPRRINTICDLALLVGFGNGAAMIDKKTISKINEDLGSADFDVPFTNPASSSGVSEQVKSNLENLGLDSKPRKK